One part of the Vicia villosa cultivar HV-30 ecotype Madison, WI linkage group LG6, Vvil1.0, whole genome shotgun sequence genome encodes these proteins:
- the LOC131614779 gene encoding uncharacterized protein LOC131614779, translating to MKEFIESFPKDSMITLSGQEGSNSQLSAQNSENQQMTPVHKLLSKAVVMPIGDIIKLRTITFCANVGETKMLVASPYGWYYRGCHACSCIARGDRAPFECEAGHFTEAEIFRYKIEIEVTHAGNSCNFLFWDRECELLLGLSASQLRHTMIKAGIHDPLEFPLVLDQMLDCKMAFKVKWQPRWKNASVVMLLKNDPFVKELADQFDTDEMKPAAFEAITTVRSEPNFVVDLDVSSMHRTDPITPTGKRHFPGVSSESTTSDGTCDGELSSNKLKKIIKIEKID from the exons ATGAAAGAGTTTATAGAAAG TTTTCCGAAGGATTCCATGATTACGTTGTCTGGCCAGGAGGGTTCCAATTCACAGCTTTCAGCACAGAACTCTGAAAATCAACAGATGACTCCTGTACATAAATTGCTTTCAAAGGCTGTTGTAATGCCTATTGGGGATATTATAAAACTCAGAACT ATTACATTTTGTGCGAATGTGGGAGAAACTAAAATGCTGGTTGCCTCTCCGTATGGCTGGTATTATCGTGGTTGTCATGCTTGTTCATGTATTGCGCGTGGTGACAGAGCTCCGTTTGAGTGTGAGGCTGGACATTTCACTGAGGCAGAGATTTTTAG GTATAAGATTGAGATTGAGGTTACTCATGCCGGGAATAGCTGTAACTTTTTATTTTGGGACCGAGAGTGTGAGTTACTTTTGGGATTGTCTGCTTCTCAGCTGCGTCATACAATGATTAAG GCTGGCATTCATGATCCCTTGGAATTCCCACTGGTATTGGATCAGATGTTGGATTGCAAGATGGCTTTCAAAGTTAAGTGGCAACCACGTTGGAAGAATGCCTCTGTCGTTATGCTATTGAAGAATGACCCTTTTGTGAAAGAGCTTGCTGATCAGTTTGACACAGATGAA ATGAAACCAGCTGCTTTCGAAGCAATTACCACTGTTAGATCGGAACCTAATTTTGTTGTC GATCTTGATGTGAGTTCAATGCACAGGACAGATCCAATTACTCCTACTGGAAAAAGACACTTTCCAGGCGTATCAAGCGAGTCAACAACCTCGGATGGCACGTGTGATGGAGAACTTTCATCAAACAAgttaaagaaaattataaaaatagagaAGATAGATTAG